The following proteins come from a genomic window of Aspergillus oryzae RIB40 DNA, chromosome 4:
- a CDS encoding tubulin alpha chain (alpha tubulin), whose protein sequence is MRGEICHIHIGQAGTQLGNSAWELYLLEHGLKADGRIDPEASEELNSGASFETFFSETSNGKYVPRSIFVDLDPSPIDEIRTGDYRQLFHPELLISGKEDAANNYARGHYTIGKELVDNVVDRVRRVADNCSSLQGFLVFHSFGGGTGSGFGALLLERLSTEYGKKAKLEFAVYPAPRVSTAVVEPYNAVLSTHSTIENADCTFLVDNEAVYDICRRNLDIPRPSYEHLNRLIAQVVSSITSSLRFDGALNVDLTEFQTNLVPFPRIHYPLISFAPVVSSNRSSHESFKVQDLTFQCFEPNNQMVVCDPRNGKYMAVALLYRGDVVPRDCTQAVAAIKAKASFNLVEWCPTGFKLGINYQKPVRVPNSELAPVDRSVSMLSNTTAISEAWSRLDHKFDLMYSKRAFVHWYVGEGMEEGEFSEAREDLAALEKDYEEVANDGEPLEEEEPEY, encoded by the exons ATGAGAGGCGAG ATTTGCCACATCCACATTGGCCAGGCTGGTACGCAGCTTGGTAACAGCGCTTGGGAGTT ATACCTTCTGGAGCATGGCCTCAAGGCTGATGGCCGTATCGACCCCGAGGCGTCCGAGGAACTCAACTCGGGCGCTTCGTTCGAGACCTTCTTCAGCGAGACCAGCAACGGCAAATACGTCCCCCGTTCGATCTTCGTTGACCTCGACCCATCG CCTATTGATGAGATCCGTACCGGTGACTACCGCCAGCTCTTCCACCCTGAGCTGTTGATTAGCGGAAAGGAAGACGCGGCCAACAACT ATGCTCGTGGTCACTATACCATCGGAAAGGAGCTTGTGGACAACGTCGTTGACCGCGTCCGCCGGGTGGCCG ATAACTGTTCCTCTCTACAGGGCTTCCTGGTCTTCCACTCCTTCGGTGGTGGTACTGGCTCTGGTTTCGGTGCTCTGTTGTTGGAGCGCCTCTCCACTGAATACGGCAAGAAAGCCAAGCTAGAGTTCGCCGTTTACCCTGCCCCCCGTGTATCAACTGCGGTTGTTGAGCCCTACAATGCTGTACTGTCCACCCACAGCACTATTGAGAACGCTGACTGCACCTTCCTTGTTGACAACGAGGCAGTCTATGACATTTGCCGTCGCAACCTGGATATCCCCCGCCCGAGCTATGAGCATCTGAACCGCCTGATTGCTCAGGTTGTCAGCTCTATCACCTCCAGTCTGCGTTTCGATGGTGCCCTCAACGTCGACTTGACTGAATTCCAGACCAACTTGGTGCCCTTCCCTCGTATCCACTACCCGTTGATCTCCTTTGCCCCCGTTGTATCCAGCAACCGCAGTTCTCATGAAAGCTTCAAGGTGCAGGATCTTACCTTCCAGT GCTTCGAGCCTAATAACCAGATGGTTGTCTGCGATCCTCGTAACGGAAAGTACATGGCTGTGGCTCTGCTGTACCGCGGTGACGTTGTGCCCCGTGACTGCACCCAGGCCGTAGCTgccatcaaggccaaggcttCCTTCAACCTGGTCGAATGGTGCCCTACTGGATTCAAGCTGGGTATTAACTACCAGAAGCCCGTGCGCGTTCCCAACAGCGAACTTGCCCCGGTCGATCGCTCTGTCAGCATGctctccaacaccaccgccaTCTCCGAGGCCTGGAGCCGTCTTGATCACAAGTTCGATCTCATGTACTCCAAGCGTGCCTTCGTCCACTGGTATGTCGGCGAGGGTatggaagaaggagaattcTCCGAGGCCCGTGAAGACCTCGCTGCCCTGGAGAAGGATTACGAGGAGGTTGCCAACGATGGCGAGCcattggaggaggaagagccTGAATACTGA